A genomic segment from Syntrophotalea acetylenivorans encodes:
- a CDS encoding YSC84-related protein — protein sequence MKSIHFSPSCIVWLVLLLIIGFGRQAVYADSAAEIDQKVKVGLADLYAGSPTALEFSKVAKGILVFPDVVKAGLVIGGQFGEGALLVDGATVGYYNTVAASYGLQVGAQSFGYAMFLMTDEALSYLQKSSGWEVGVGPTIVVVDKGKAGSLTTSTAKEDIYAFFFDQKGLMAGLGLQGSKISKITPD from the coding sequence ATGAAATCCATTCATTTTTCTCCGTCATGCATTGTCTGGTTGGTCCTGTTGCTGATTATCGGTTTTGGACGGCAGGCAGTCTATGCCGATTCTGCGGCCGAGATTGACCAAAAGGTCAAGGTGGGGTTGGCGGATCTTTACGCGGGTTCGCCGACGGCACTGGAATTTTCCAAAGTCGCCAAGGGAATCCTGGTGTTTCCGGATGTGGTGAAGGCCGGCCTGGTGATCGGCGGACAATTTGGCGAGGGGGCCCTGCTGGTGGATGGTGCGACCGTCGGCTATTACAACACCGTTGCGGCCTCCTATGGTCTGCAGGTCGGAGCCCAGTCTTTCGGTTACGCCATGTTCCTGATGACCGACGAAGCCTTGAGCTATTTGCAAAAAAGCAGTGGTTGGGAGGTCGGCGTAGGACCCACCATCGTAGTGGTGGATAAGGGAAAGGCGGGCAGTTTGACCACCTCGACCGCTAAGGAAGATATCTACGCCTTCTTCTTTGATCAGAAAGGACTGATGGCAGGTCTTGGGCTACAAGGTTCGAAGATCAGCAAGATAACCCCGGATTGA
- a CDS encoding hexameric tyrosine-coordinated heme protein codes for MAKVAKPLSLITETPQQGFDLAVKLARIGVKTTQPDKEVLFKLREIYANDADSLIACSQVIAIHFQTVAAANNYWRGSK; via the coding sequence ATGGCCAAAGTTGCAAAACCTCTCTCCCTGATTACCGAAACGCCACAGCAAGGATTTGACCTGGCTGTTAAATTAGCCCGCATCGGAGTTAAAACGACCCAGCCAGACAAAGAGGTTTTGTTTAAATTGCGTGAAATTTATGCCAATGATGCCGATTCGCTCATTGCCTGCTCGCAGGTGATCGCCATTCACTTCCAAACAGTTGCGGCTGCGAATAATTATTGGAGAGGGAGTAAGTAG
- a CDS encoding carbohydrate kinase family protein, whose protein sequence is MRTLICGSFAYDNIMVFGDRFKNHILPDQVHILNVCFLVPEMRREFGGCAGNIAYGLKLLGGQPLPMATVGQDFAPYRQWMESCGIDGTYVTEVDNTLTAQAYITTDLDDNQITAFHPGAMGFAHRNAIDEVADVALGIVSPDGREGMIEHAAQFAAADIPFIFDPGQGLPMFSGEELSNFIDQATWVTVNDYEWQLLQEKTGLCVAEITERVEALIVTRGAKGSVIYSNGDEYLIPTVTPGEVNDPTGCGDAYRAGLIYGLNQGFDWETTGRIASLMGSIKIEHNGTQNHQFTLDEFRQRYETEFGSSF, encoded by the coding sequence ATGCGTACCTTGATCTGCGGCTCCTTTGCTTACGACAACATCATGGTCTTCGGTGACCGTTTTAAAAATCACATCCTGCCCGACCAGGTGCATATCCTTAACGTCTGTTTTCTGGTTCCGGAGATGCGCCGCGAGTTCGGCGGCTGCGCCGGCAATATCGCCTACGGTCTCAAGTTGCTTGGTGGCCAGCCCCTGCCCATGGCCACCGTCGGTCAGGATTTCGCTCCCTATCGGCAGTGGATGGAGAGTTGCGGCATCGACGGCACGTATGTGACCGAGGTGGACAATACCCTTACCGCCCAGGCCTATATCACCACCGACCTGGACGATAACCAGATCACGGCCTTTCATCCCGGTGCCATGGGGTTCGCCCATCGCAACGCTATCGATGAAGTGGCGGACGTTGCCCTGGGGATCGTCTCTCCAGACGGTCGCGAAGGCATGATCGAACATGCCGCCCAGTTCGCTGCGGCCGATATTCCTTTTATTTTTGATCCCGGTCAGGGGTTGCCCATGTTCAGCGGCGAAGAGCTGAGCAATTTTATCGATCAGGCCACCTGGGTGACGGTCAACGACTACGAATGGCAGCTGCTGCAGGAAAAGACCGGGCTGTGTGTGGCGGAGATCACCGAGCGGGTCGAGGCGCTGATCGTTACCCGCGGCGCAAAGGGGTCGGTCATTTACAGTAATGGCGACGAATACCTGATTCCCACCGTGACTCCGGGCGAGGTCAACGATCCCACAGGTTGCGGAGATGCGTATCGGGCCGGTCTAATCTATGGCCTGAACCAGGGGTTCGATTGGGAAACTACCGGACGCATTGCCTCACTGATGGGATCGATCAAGATCGAGCACAACGGCACCCAGAATCATCAGTTTACCCTGGATGAGTTTCGCCAGCGGTACGAGACGGAGTTTGGCAGCAGCTTTTAG
- a CDS encoding NAD-dependent malic enzyme, whose product MTEENPTSPYLGRPGVPLPTGNDLLQNPMLNKGTAFSCAERESLGLIGLLPAHVSTMDDQVSRVMEGVRRNNTALGKYIAMMALFDRNRALFYRVVTDHLQELMPVIYTPTVGQACKQFSHIYRKGRGLYLSAVHKGRIAELLRNWSYEDVRMVVVTDGERILGLGDLGVDGMGIPVGKLSLYTACAGIHPTYCLPVTIDVGTNNDELLRDPLYLGMRQPRIRGAEYDELIEEFVLAVQEVFPRAVIQFEDFANCNAFRLLKTYQNRVCCFNDDIQGTASVALAGIYAALRLTGSTLTEQTFLFLGAGEAGTGTGSLLVAALMAEGLSEEQARQRCWFVDSKGLVVKNRKELAIHKRPFAHDYPQQTDLLRAVRSLKPTALIGVSGQGQAFNHAVMAEMASLNKRPIIFALSNPTSNSECTAEQAYAATGGRAIFASGSPFAPVALDKRILVPGQGNNVYIFPAIGLAAMATGAERITDEMFLAAARALAAQVTDADLAQSSVYPPLTKIREVSASIAVAVAELVYERGLARTKRPADLLNYIYTWMYQPAYPDYV is encoded by the coding sequence ATGACCGAGGAAAACCCCACATCCCCTTATCTGGGCCGCCCCGGCGTTCCGCTGCCTACCGGCAATGACCTGTTGCAAAACCCGATGCTCAACAAGGGTACCGCCTTCAGTTGCGCTGAACGGGAGTCTTTAGGCCTTATCGGTTTGTTACCGGCTCATGTTTCGACCATGGACGATCAGGTCAGCCGGGTGATGGAAGGGGTGCGCCGCAACAATACCGCGCTCGGTAAATATATCGCCATGATGGCTTTGTTCGATCGGAACCGTGCGTTGTTTTATCGGGTAGTGACCGATCATCTGCAGGAGCTGATGCCGGTCATCTACACCCCTACCGTCGGTCAGGCCTGCAAGCAGTTTTCTCATATTTATCGCAAGGGACGGGGCCTCTATCTCTCGGCGGTCCATAAGGGGCGCATCGCCGAACTGCTGCGCAACTGGAGCTACGAGGATGTGCGCATGGTGGTGGTGACCGATGGTGAGAGGATTCTCGGCCTGGGAGATCTCGGTGTCGACGGTATGGGCATTCCTGTGGGCAAGCTCTCTCTCTATACGGCTTGTGCCGGTATTCATCCGACCTACTGCCTGCCGGTGACCATCGACGTCGGTACCAACAACGATGAGTTGCTGCGGGATCCTCTCTATCTGGGAATGCGTCAGCCCCGCATCCGGGGCGCCGAGTACGATGAACTGATCGAGGAATTCGTCCTGGCGGTACAGGAAGTTTTTCCCCGGGCGGTGATTCAGTTCGAGGATTTTGCCAACTGCAATGCTTTTCGTCTGCTGAAGACCTATCAAAATCGCGTCTGCTGTTTCAACGATGATATTCAAGGTACGGCCAGTGTCGCTCTGGCCGGTATTTACGCTGCCCTGCGTCTGACCGGAAGTACTCTGACGGAGCAGACCTTTCTGTTCCTCGGTGCCGGTGAAGCCGGAACGGGAACCGGGAGCCTGCTGGTGGCCGCTTTGATGGCCGAAGGTCTGAGTGAGGAGCAGGCCCGTCAGCGTTGCTGGTTTGTCGATTCCAAGGGGCTGGTGGTGAAAAATCGGAAGGAATTGGCGATTCATAAGCGCCCCTTTGCCCACGACTACCCGCAGCAGACCGATTTGCTTAGAGCCGTGCGCAGCCTTAAGCCGACGGCTCTGATCGGCGTTTCCGGTCAGGGACAGGCATTTAACCATGCGGTGATGGCCGAGATGGCGTCCCTCAATAAACGGCCGATCATCTTTGCCCTGTCCAATCCCACCAGTAATTCGGAATGTACCGCCGAGCAGGCCTATGCCGCCACCGGCGGCCGGGCGATCTTTGCCAGCGGCAGCCCCTTTGCTCCGGTGGCTCTGGATAAACGCATTCTGGTGCCGGGCCAGGGCAACAATGTCTATATCTTTCCCGCCATCGGCCTGGCCGCCATGGCCACCGGGGCGGAACGTATAACCGATGAGATGTTCCTGGCGGCGGCGCGGGCTCTGGCCGCGCAGGTAACCGATGCCGACCTGGCTCAATCTTCGGTATATCCCCCCCTGACAAAAATTCGCGAAGTCTCCGCCAGCATTGCCGTGGCTGTGGCAGAACTGGTATACGAGCGAGGTCTGGCTCGTACGAAGCGACCGGCCGATCTGCTAAACTATATTTACACGTGGATGTACCAGCCGGCCTATCCCGACTACGTTTAA
- a CDS encoding HAD hydrolase-like protein, producing MQLDAGPFVAALEYAAGTKALVLGKPSPDFFAAAREEFSCPLERVTMIGDDARSDVGAALKAGMRGILVQTGKYRPGDEALIGHANALVVADMNEAVEKILNGD from the coding sequence TTGCAACTCGATGCCGGCCCCTTTGTCGCTGCCCTCGAATACGCTGCCGGCACAAAGGCACTGGTGCTCGGTAAACCTTCTCCCGATTTCTTTGCCGCCGCTCGGGAAGAGTTCAGCTGTCCGCTGGAACGGGTCACCATGATCGGTGACGATGCCCGCTCCGACGTAGGGGCGGCCCTGAAAGCCGGCATGCGTGGTATTCTGGTACAAACCGGCAAGTACCGGCCGGGTGACGAGGCCCTGATCGGACACGCCAATGCTCTTGTCGTTGCCGATATGAACGAGGCCGTGGAAAAAATACTGAACGGCGATTGA
- a CDS encoding DUF1232 domain-containing protein → MKNIIVLLLGLIGVIYLFNPGAGFFELIPDNLPFIGNLDDAAALALLVMCLQHFGINLPDLFGRKKYKKD, encoded by the coding sequence ATGAAAAATATCATCGTACTGTTGCTTGGGCTTATAGGTGTTATCTATCTATTCAATCCGGGCGCCGGTTTCTTTGAGTTGATTCCGGACAACTTGCCATTTATCGGAAATTTGGATGATGCCGCTGCCTTGGCTCTACTGGTTATGTGTCTGCAGCATTTCGGTATCAATCTGCCGGACCTGTTCGGCCGCAAAAAATATAAAAAAGACTGA
- the otsB gene encoding trehalose-phosphatase, with product MSKTAKRRFSNELPSALENTAQLNGELQDRQPVVFLDFDGTLTPIVDRPELAEISPEMRDSVHRLGKCCILAIVSGRDLDDVRVKVGIDEVYYAGSHGFHIAGPAGFGHELQQGSQFLPSLDKAEQALLRQLSQIPGAQVERKKFAVAIHFRRVANEQVDAVTAVVDRVLADSEGLRKTGGKKIFELRPDIDWDKGKAVNWLLGKLQLAKHKAVPIYVGDDLTDEDAFRELQHRGIGILVRDEVRPTLARYALDSVDEVGTLLRRLATLFE from the coding sequence TTGAGTAAAACGGCAAAAAGACGCTTTTCCAACGAATTGCCTTCAGCATTGGAGAACACGGCACAGTTGAATGGGGAGCTGCAAGACCGTCAACCGGTAGTTTTTCTCGATTTTGATGGTACTTTGACCCCCATTGTAGACCGGCCTGAATTAGCGGAGATTTCGCCGGAAATGCGGGACTCGGTACATCGACTTGGGAAATGCTGCATTCTGGCCATTGTCAGTGGCCGGGACTTGGATGATGTGCGGGTCAAGGTCGGCATCGACGAGGTTTACTATGCCGGAAGTCACGGATTTCATATTGCAGGGCCGGCTGGATTCGGTCACGAATTGCAACAGGGCAGCCAGTTTCTGCCCTCTTTGGATAAGGCGGAACAGGCCCTGCTGAGGCAGCTCAGCCAGATTCCCGGAGCCCAGGTAGAACGGAAAAAATTCGCTGTGGCGATCCATTTTCGGCGGGTGGCTAATGAACAGGTGGATGCAGTGACGGCGGTGGTCGACAGGGTACTGGCAGATAGCGAGGGGTTGCGCAAGACGGGTGGCAAGAAGATCTTTGAATTACGGCCCGACATCGACTGGGACAAGGGAAAAGCAGTGAATTGGCTGCTGGGGAAGCTGCAGCTGGCTAAGCACAAGGCTGTGCCAATCTATGTCGGCGATGATTTGACCGACGAGGACGCCTTTCGCGAACTGCAGCATCGGGGTATCGGGATTCTGGTGCGGGACGAAGTTCGACCGACCCTGGCCCGCTATGCCCTTGATAGCGTTGATGAGGTGGGTACCCTGTTACGACGTTTGGCGACTCTGTTCGAATAG
- a CDS encoding M23 family metallopeptidase, producing the protein MRVLVKKYHLAIYLLAIMALLLIFPQQRQATAAEWSVVVHPAILQPGDVARIELNPATAFFGATLTWQNRQISLTTLPEGRMAALIGIPRDITAGNHQAKLNIIFRNGLRRSHLVNLQIAKKTFPEQHISLPPRQVSPDRQSMDRHRRERAELNRVFARPQQERLWKEAFQLPVTGKILSPFGVQRILNGQPRSYHSGVDQRARLGEPVAAAGGGQVVLVADHFFAGKSVYIDHGMGILTMYFHLSTINVSEGERVIAGQTIGLAGATGRASGPHLHWGARVHDCKVDPLALLRALEASP; encoded by the coding sequence ATGCGTGTCCTAGTCAAGAAATATCATCTGGCAATTTATCTCTTAGCAATCATGGCTCTGCTGCTGATCTTTCCTCAACAGCGTCAGGCAACGGCGGCTGAGTGGTCCGTTGTCGTACATCCGGCTATCCTACAGCCGGGCGACGTAGCGAGGATCGAATTAAACCCGGCTACAGCATTCTTCGGCGCCACCCTGACATGGCAGAACCGGCAAATTTCTCTGACAACCCTGCCGGAGGGACGGATGGCGGCCCTGATCGGTATTCCAAGAGACATAACGGCAGGAAACCACCAGGCCAAGCTAAATATCATTTTTCGAAATGGCCTTCGCCGCAGCCATTTGGTTAACCTGCAAATCGCAAAGAAGACCTTTCCCGAGCAGCACATCAGCCTGCCTCCGCGACAGGTAAGCCCCGACCGACAGTCCATGGATCGCCACCGTCGCGAGCGAGCCGAATTGAATAGAGTCTTTGCCCGCCCCCAGCAGGAGAGGCTCTGGAAAGAAGCCTTTCAACTACCGGTGACCGGTAAAATACTTTCCCCCTTCGGCGTGCAGCGCATTCTCAACGGTCAGCCTCGCAGCTATCATAGCGGCGTCGATCAGAGAGCCCGGCTCGGTGAGCCGGTGGCCGCCGCTGGCGGCGGGCAGGTGGTACTGGTAGCCGATCACTTCTTTGCCGGCAAGAGTGTTTACATCGATCACGGCATGGGTATCCTCACCATGTATTTTCATCTTTCCACTATCAACGTTAGCGAAGGGGAGCGGGTCATTGCCGGTCAGACCATCGGCCTTGCCGGTGCCACAGGCCGGGCCAGCGGCCCCCACCTGCACTGGGGAGCGCGGGTACATGACTGCAAGGTCGATCCCCTGGCTTTATTGCGTGCTCTTGAAGCTTCGCCCTGA
- a CDS encoding TraB/GumN family protein, which translates to MLRPEDYPLPVEFERAYQAAEKIVFEADPGQLNSPKMQQLIAHKAFYHDGTTLEDILQPQTYRLLQEHCQRRNLQLSAFIRLKPAMASLTLLAIELQRHGIVQGGVDLHFYQKSVTDGREREALETMEQQMEFMMGMAQGREDRFMQHSLGELNRLDEIFHGLIVAWRGGDEKAIARLVTDDFKGQFPEIYGRLFSERNAAWLPVIKGFIETPETELILVGVGHLVGEEGLVEALRRDGYQVQKLQL; encoded by the coding sequence GTGCTGCGCCCAGAGGATTATCCCTTGCCGGTTGAATTCGAGAGGGCTTATCAAGCGGCTGAAAAAATTGTCTTCGAAGCCGATCCCGGCCAGTTAAACAGTCCGAAAATGCAGCAACTGATCGCTCACAAGGCCTTTTATCATGATGGCACCACACTGGAAGACATTCTGCAACCGCAAACCTATCGGCTGCTGCAGGAGCATTGCCAGCGCCGTAATCTTCAGCTGAGCGCTTTTATCCGCCTTAAGCCTGCCATGGCGTCTCTGACCCTTCTGGCCATTGAGCTGCAACGTCATGGCATTGTCCAGGGTGGAGTCGATCTGCATTTTTACCAGAAGTCTGTGACCGATGGAAGGGAGCGGGAGGCCCTGGAAACCATGGAACAGCAGATGGAATTTATGATGGGCATGGCCCAAGGTCGCGAAGACCGCTTTATGCAACATTCTCTCGGTGAGTTGAATCGACTCGACGAAATTTTCCATGGTCTGATAGTTGCCTGGCGCGGCGGGGACGAAAAAGCCATCGCCAGGCTGGTCACGGATGATTTCAAGGGGCAGTTTCCGGAGATTTACGGCAGGCTTTTCAGCGAGCGAAATGCTGCCTGGTTACCGGTTATTAAAGGTTTTATAGAGACGCCGGAGACGGAACTGATCCTGGTTGGAGTCGGTCACCTGGTCGGTGAGGAGGGTTTGGTGGAGGCTCTGCGCCGGGATGGTTATCAGGTGCAAAAGCTACAGCTGTAA